CCTAGCCTCACCCCTATTCGTCCTCTCCATTTCCACATCCACCGCCCTCCTCTCGTCTTCCATCTGCCTCTTCTTCGTATCTTGCTGCATTTTGGCTTGGATTCGTTCTGTGGCTTCGTCCGAGGGGTAGGTGTGGATGTGCAGGAAGCGTGTTATGCGCGCGAGAAGGGGGGGGGTTAATGAGGGGCATGTTGTTGGATGGGGTTTGTGTGTTGGTGGTTTTGGATGGGGTTTATTTGTCGGGTAGTTTTGTTAAGTTTTATGGTTGGGTTGGTGATGTTGGTTGTTGGCTGTTGGTAGTTGTGTAGTTGAGTTTTGTGTGTTGGTGTTGGAGTTGTGGAGTTGTGGAGTGTGAAGTGTAAAAGTTGGATTGTTGATTCGCACGTGAGTTGGATATTTGTttgcttgattgatttgCGAACAACTCGGGCTTTCTGTGAGATAAGATTCGGGATTAGGTGTAGGGAAATGTAAAATTAATATAATTCTAGTGTAAGAGTAGATAGGGTGGTGAACCATGGTTTGCGCACTTGGTTCGCTGCGATGAGCCTGCTACCACATAATTCACTACCACACAAGCGCATCCGCCCTTTAAGTGCCCTTGGCCCTTTGGTTCACTAAATCGTCTTTTGGCTAACCTCTGACTTAATTATTGCATCCTAAACCCACAGATTTTCTATCGTCGTTACCACGCATATCTCATCATCTTCGCATGGCATCCCACCTTCTCTTGCCTATGTACTCACTGGTCGGCTCCAAAAAAAACAGAACCACGGAACATCTAGAGCTAACGAACACATTGTCGCATTTCCTGCGAAGATATTCTGGGGTTCAGACATGATCCATTTTAATGAGTCTTGTCGCGAAATGCTCCATACTAGCAGAGAAAAGCATGTGTTATGTAGGCCTACGATTGACAATGGCCATGGACAGCaaaacttgacttgcttgcttcACATGCCGCACACTTCAAAGTCTCGCCTGCATGTTTCTGGTGTGAAGGCTGGCGGTTGAGACAAGTGGCATGGGGACTTTGTATATCTCAGGTTGCGCGTTGCTAAAACTCATTAACATGATATTTCTGAACTTACCATTAGTATGACCGCACTAATGAACAACATAATCGATTCGAGTGACAAAAGCAGGACTTTACGAGGATATGCAGTTCCCAGGGGGTTACACAGGCGCAGTGAAGAGCTGGATGATGCCGTTCATGATGACGAAGCGGATTTCGATGAGCGGTTTAGCTGGGAGAAGAGCTCGATGGAGTTTGAGCCAGGCACCGAGGATCTTGATACTGGGGTGGAGGATAGCAGGGCATGGCTTGAAGAGTTAGCTGTAAAGGAGGAAAGGAAAGGTTCGCTCTTGATTGCTGATATGGGGAAGTGGGCGTGCGAAACATATCAAAGAGAGATCCTACAAATGCGGACCGTCAAACCAGGCATGAATACCACTATTCTCGACCAGATCCGCAAGGGCGAGTATCCTCATGAGAAGAAGGTTGAAGATCTGCTCGCTCCGCTACGAGTACAGGAACTACCACCCGGGACAGAAGAGTCGCAGAAAGATATGATTAAAGTCACGCTTGACTGGAACAAGCGCGTTTCCAGACAAGAGGAAAACGCTGAAGCGCGACAGGATTTCATCGCTGCCTTGAAGGAGAGGACAAAGGCTGTTGACAAGGTCCTCGCTATTGTAGGAGACGAAACCAACATTGACCAGTTCGACAGGGTAGGTCAAAGCGGCATTCTTGAGCCTTCTCAATGCGGACTCTTAAGAGCCATCCATGTGTACCGCCCGGAAACCAGAACATTCAAGCACCAGAATCCGTTCGACATGTTGCTCCTCATGTGGGCGCATCTACAGAATCCAGACCTTACTGTTGAGGATGACTGGATTTATCTGTCGTACAAGGTCTTAAATGGAGAGGAAGAGCTGGAGATTCGATTCGAGCGTGAAGAACAGGAGCGCAGATTCCAGGAAATGAGAGAAGAAGCGATGCGACAAGGTGACCAGGTTGGACTGATACTCTGTACTAAGCGATGGAAAGCCTACAATAGAAAGATTGCAGAAACTGCGCGCCAAAATACCATTTCCAAGATACGCTATATATGCGGCGAGGTGAGGAAGATGGAGCTGGATGGATTACTTGGTCTTAGCATCCTACAGTCCGCACAGCAATGTGCAGCGCGAAACGTTCTTCCAAAAGACAGGATCCCGCCATGGACGCAAATGCTAGATAAATGTGACAAAGCAGACGAAGGGCTGGATGAGAAGTTCGAGAAGTGTTTTCCGGATTTGGAGGCTGTCTCCGAAGTAACATCAAACCGTGTCCGAGAGATGGCGACAACCCACGACATGGTCTTGACGCGCACACTCAAGTTTGCTGGCGCAGATCTCGTGGGAATGGATGATGCGGCAAAGGAGCACGTGATTCAAGCACGGCTGACTGATCCTGTGACGGCGGGCCTGATGAAGCAGACGTTGTTCGATGTGTTGGAAATGCAAGTAGTTGCCGCGCAGATGCTCAGACATGTCCGCGTGATGGATGACTCATTGAATGAGTTGTTAAAAGCGACAAAGGCAAAGTGTGAAGAGGTTGAAAAGTTGACGCTTGTGGCTGATTATGACGAGAGAGTGGAAAGTGGATATGTGGAAGAAATGGAAGGGGTGGATATTGAGGAGGCGGAATTTGCGTAGTGGGGGAATACCGAAATCCGACTGATACTATAATCTGACCGCTCTAATCACTTTGTTGTTGCGAAAACAAATGAAGCACCGCCATTGCCGGTATTGGTGCGATGTGGAATTGACAAAAGCCGTTGGGCAGGCACTAAGGCGCGGTGATGTGAATGGCGGAGGGTCGCTGGGGCGGATAGCCGGATTCATGTCGGAAAAGAACGGGACCCATGCCAAGCACAAAACTTCTCACCAACTATCGCAGTCCTATCTCCGTTTGCTCATTCTCAATTCAATCTCAACCTTCACCTTCATTCGACCACCTCTCCACTCTCCACTCCCCTTTCGCTCATACCATCCATATTAGCGATCATGGCCACTTCTCCCCCTCCTACCGCCACGGGCTCTTCCAAGGTTGACGCCGCAAAGGCCAACCTTGCGGCCGCCGACCCTACTGCTCCCACTGGTCTTGCGCTGTACTCGCGATTCGCTTTCGCTGGTGCCGTCTGCTGCTCCGTCACCCACGGCGCCCTCACACCCGTCGATGTGTATGTTGTGTCGCCCCTCAATGGCTTGGGATACCGCAATGGCTGTGTCGCACATGTTTTTGCGACAGCGGCCAGGTATTGAAAATGACGCCAGAATGCCAAGCTAACAACTCCCCAGCGTCAAGACCAGGATACAACTTGACCCCGCCAAGTACAACACCGGTTTGATCGGTGGCTTCAAGAAGGTCATCTCCACCGAGGGTGCCGGCGCTGTCTGGACTGGTTTCGGTCCTACCGCTGCTGGTTACTTCCTCCAGGGTGCCTTCAAGTTTGGTGGTTATGAGTTCTTCAAGCAGCAGGCCATCAACATGGTCGGCTACGAGACCGCCTCAAACAACCGTACCGCCGTCTACCTCGCTGCTGCTGGTGTGGCTGAATTCTTCGCCGACGTTGCCCTCTGCCCTCTCGAGGCTACCCGTATTCGTCTTGTCGGTGACCC
The sequence above is a segment of the Pyrenophora tritici-repentis strain M4 chromosome 3, whole genome shotgun sequence genome. Coding sequences within it:
- a CDS encoding mitochondrial phosphate carrier protein → MATSPPPTATGSSKVDAAKANLAAADPTAPTGLALYSRFAFAGAVCCSVTHGALTPVDVVKTRIQLDPAKYNTGLIGGFKKVISTEGAGAVWTGFGPTAAGYFLQGAFKFGGYEFFKQQAINMVGYETASNNRTAVYLAAAGVAEFFADVALCPLEATRIRLVGDPTFANGLVGGFTKILKNEGVGAFYSGFGPILFKQVPYTMAKFVVFEKVNEAVYTVVDKSKTSSGMQTVYNLGSGLMAGFAAAIISQPADTMLSRINKTKGEPGEGTTSRLIKIAKELGLRGSFGGIGARLFMVGTLTAGQFAIYGDIKKALGATGGVEIAKTN